From Mycolicibacterium nivoides, a single genomic window includes:
- a CDS encoding metal-dependent hydrolase family protein: protein MTEAEAATTILRAARWVDVAGGQVRTPAVVLIEGNRISAVNPEGPLPDSATVIDLGDATLLPGLMDMELNLLIGGPGNPGGLPTPMHGVQDDPAYRTLRGAVNARTTLDAGFTTVRNLGLMVKTGGYLLDVALQRAIDQGWHQGPRIFPAGHAVTPYGGHLDPTVFQRLAPGIMPLSVAEGIANGVPDVIACVRYQIRHGAKLIKVSASGGVMSHSTAPGAQQYSDAEFAAIADEAHRAGVKVAAHAVGDTAIQACIRAGIDCIEHGFLASDETIQMMVDHGTFLVSTTYLTDAMAIDRIAPELRKKALDVFPRAKAMLPKAIDAGVRIACGTDAPAVPHGENARELCALVERGMTPMQALHAATVVAADLVDAADELGQLAPGYLADVIAVPGDPSVDIATTLDVRFVMKDGVIYKNTVR from the coding sequence GTGACCGAGGCCGAAGCCGCGACGACGATTCTGCGCGCTGCCCGTTGGGTGGACGTGGCCGGCGGCCAGGTCCGGACCCCTGCGGTCGTGCTCATCGAGGGCAACCGGATCTCCGCGGTCAACCCCGAAGGGCCACTGCCGGATTCGGCCACCGTCATCGATCTGGGTGACGCCACCCTGCTGCCCGGCTTGATGGACATGGAGCTCAACCTGCTGATCGGCGGACCGGGCAATCCCGGCGGTCTGCCGACCCCCATGCACGGCGTGCAGGACGACCCGGCGTATCGGACCCTGCGCGGCGCCGTCAATGCCCGCACCACACTGGATGCCGGGTTCACCACCGTCCGCAATCTGGGCCTGATGGTCAAGACCGGCGGTTACCTGCTCGACGTCGCCTTGCAGCGGGCGATCGACCAGGGTTGGCACCAGGGACCGCGCATCTTCCCGGCCGGTCACGCCGTCACGCCCTATGGCGGGCACCTCGATCCCACGGTGTTCCAGCGGCTGGCACCGGGCATCATGCCGCTGTCGGTCGCCGAGGGCATCGCCAACGGAGTGCCGGATGTCATCGCATGCGTCCGCTACCAGATCCGCCACGGCGCCAAGCTGATCAAGGTGTCGGCATCGGGTGGCGTGATGTCCCACAGCACCGCGCCGGGCGCCCAGCAGTACTCCGATGCCGAGTTCGCCGCGATCGCCGACGAGGCTCACCGCGCCGGTGTCAAGGTCGCAGCTCACGCCGTCGGGGACACCGCGATCCAGGCGTGCATCCGGGCCGGCATCGACTGCATCGAACACGGATTCCTGGCCAGTGACGAGACAATTCAGATGATGGTCGACCACGGCACCTTCCTGGTCTCGACCACCTATCTCACCGATGCGATGGCTATCGACCGCATCGCACCCGAACTGCGCAAGAAGGCCCTCGACGTCTTCCCACGGGCGAAAGCCATGCTGCCCAAGGCCATTGACGCCGGGGTGCGCATCGCCTGTGGCACCGACGCGCCCGCGGTCCCACACGGCGAGAACGCCAGGGAATTGTGTGCCCTCGTCGAACGCGGCATGACCCCGATGCAGGCGTTGCACGCCGCGACGGTGGTGGCCGCGGACTTGGTCGATGCCGCCGACGAGCTGGGGCAGCTGGCCCCGGGCTACCTGGCCGACGTCATCGCCGTTCCCGGCGATCCCAGCGTGGACATCGCGACGACGCTCG